In Actinoplanes octamycinicus, the genomic window ACGTCGCGCTGCATCCGGACCACGTCCCGGATCGCGTCGTCCTCGATCGCGCGGAGCTGGTCCGCGTCGATCTCGCCGGTGGCACGCCGGGAGCGGGCGTCCAGGAGCTGGGGCGGGCGGAGCAGGCTGCCGACGTGATCCGCCCGGAACGGTGGGGTCATCCCCCCACTCAACACCCCGGCTCAGCTGTTGGAAAGAACTTCGTCGATCTGACCGAGGGCCAGCCGCATGCCCTCCTCCATGCCCATCTTGGTCAGCCGCTCCAGGTGGGCGAGGTCGGCGAAGTGACTGACCACGGTCATCCGGGTCCGGCCGCCGGCTTCGGCGAGCGTGACCACGCCGTGCACCGGCTGGTCGTCGGCGATCGGCTCGCCGTGCTTGTCGGCGAACCCGTCGTCGAACTCCAGCCGGGACGGCTCGTCGATCGACGTGATCGTCCACCAGGCGTGCGACTTCGTGCCGTCCGGGCCGGTCATGTGGTAGCGCACGGCGCCGCCGGCGACGAACTCGTAGCGGGTGAAGGTGGCCGGCCAGGTCGGCGGGCCCCACCAGCGCTCCAGCTTGCGCGGATCGGCCCAGACCTGCCAGACCCGGTCGATCGGCGCGGCGAAGTCGGTGACGAAGGTGAGGGTCAACGCCTCGGTGTCCTTGATCGTCTCGGTGACGGTCACGATTCCTCCTCCAAGATCTCGGTGATCCGGCCGGCCCGCTGCCGCCAGATCCGCTCATAGGTGTCCATCAGGCCGCCGACCACGCTGCGCAGCGCGTCCGGCTTGCCGTGGACGATCTGCTCCCGGCCACGCCGCTCCTTGGTCACCAGGTCGGCCCGCTCCAGGATCGCGACGTGTTTCTGCACCGCCGCGAAACTCATCGGGTAGAGCTGGGCGAGGGCGGAGACGGACTGTCCGTCTCTGATCACCCGCGCCAGGATGTCGCGCCGGGTCGCGTCGGCGAGCGCCTGGAAGACGCGGTCCGCGCCGTCCTCAACGTTCTCACCTACAACCATGTGGTTGTACGTTACTCGTCCCCCTCGGTGATCGCAAGGGGCTATCGTGCGG contains:
- a CDS encoding SRPBCC family protein; its protein translation is MTVTETIKDTEALTLTFVTDFAAPIDRVWQVWADPRKLERWWGPPTWPATFTRYEFVAGGAVRYHMTGPDGTKSHAWWTITSIDEPSRLEFDDGFADKHGEPIADDQPVHGVVTLAEAGGRTRMTVVSHFADLAHLERLTKMGMEEGMRLALGQIDEVLSNS
- a CDS encoding ArsR/SmtB family transcription factor; this encodes MVVGENVEDGADRVFQALADATRRDILARVIRDGQSVSALAQLYPMSFAAVQKHVAILERADLVTKERRGREQIVHGKPDALRSVVGGLMDTYERIWRQRAGRITEILEEES